Genomic DNA from Jejubacter calystegiae:
GCGGCAACTGCCTGCCCCAGAATAATAAAAAGCCCCGCAACGTGTTGCGGGGCTCTATCCGTTACCGGGACTCGAAAAACTTATTCAGCGACGATGCTGATAAATTTACGGTTTTTCGGGCCTTTCACTTCGAACTTAACTTTACCGTCAGTCAAAGCGAACAGAGTGTGGTCACGGCCGCAACCAACGTTGGTGCCTGCGTGGAATTTGGTGCCACGCTGACGAACGATGATGCTACCTGCCAGAACTGCTTCACCGCCAAAGCGTTTTACGCCCAGACGTTTAGCTTCTGAATCGCGACCGTTACGAGTTGAGCCGCCAGCCTTTTTGTGTGCCATTTTACCTGCTCCCCTGTATTAAGCGCTGATACCAGTGATCTTCACATCAGTGAACCACTGACGGTGACCCTGCTGCTTACGGTGATGCTTACGACGACGGAACTTAACGATCTTAACTTTCTCGCCGCGACCGTGAGCAATGATTTCAGCTTTGATTACGCCGCCATCAACGAAAGGAACGCCGATTTTGACATCTTCGCCATCAGCAACCATCAGAACTTCGTTGAATTCAACGGATTCACCAGTTGCGATGTCCAGCTTTTCCAGGCGAACGGTCTGACCTTCGCTTACTCGGTGTTGTTTACCACCACTTTGGAAAACTGCGTACATAAAAAACTCCGCTTTCCGCGCTGGCCTTTCTTTGGATTCAGGCTGCGCTACAAATATTCACAATAGGGCGCGAATATTACGCAAATAGTGAGGCTTTGACAAGCCCGATCGACGTTCTGTACAGAAAAAAAACGCAACTGCGACGGCGCCGTTTATCTGCCGCGTTTTTACGGTACAATCCGTACAATTGAGTATACGATTCCCCATTACGTTATCCCGTAGGGATGTGTGGTCAACAGGACGATAGCCAGATTTTTGCGATGAATTTAGAGAATATTAATCAGTTAACCGCGCAAGATATGGCGGGTGTCAACGCAGTCATCCTTGAGCAACTCAGCACTGATGTTCAGCTTATCAATCAGTTGGGATACTACATCGTTAGCGGCGGTGGAAAGCGCATTCGCCCCATGATCGCCGTGCTTTCTGCCCGGGCGCTCGACTATCAGGGGGATGCCCACATCACGCTCGCCGCGCTGATTGAGTTTATCCACACGGCCACCCTGCTGCACGACGATGTTGTGGACGAGTCGGATATGCGTCGCGGCAAGGCGACAGCCAACGCCGCCTTCGGAAACGCCGCCAGCGTGCTGGTGGGTGACTTTATCTATACCCGCGCCTTCCAGATGATGACCCGTCTGGGCTCATTAAAGGTGCTGGAAGTGATGTCCGAAGCGGTCAACGTTATCGCTGAAGGCGAAGTACTGCAGTTGATGAACGTCAACGATCCGGACATCACGGAAGAAAGCTATATGCGGGTTATCTATAGCAAGACTGCCCGCCTGTTCGAGGCCGCCAGCCAGTGTGCGGGAATTCTGGCCGGTGCGACGCCGGAGCAGGAACAGGCGTTGCAGGATTATGGCCGTTATCTGGGTACCGCTTTCCAGCTTATCGACGATCTGCTGGATTACAGCGCCGATGGCGAAACTCTGGGCAAGAATGTCGGCGACGATCTGAATGAAGGCAAGCCGACACTACCGCTACTGCACGCCATGCAGAACGGCACGCCGGAACAGGCCCGGATGATCCGTCAGGCTATTGAGGAAGGCAACGGCCGTCATTTATTGGAACCGGTTCTGGAAACAATGGCCGCCTGCGGATCGCTGGAATGGACCCGTCAGCGTGCGGAGGAAGAGGCCGATAAAGCCATCGCCGCCCTCGCCGCCCTGCCGGACACGCCGCAGCGTGAAGCCCTGGTGGCGCTGGCGCATATCGCCGTACAGCGTAATCACTAATCTCCCCCGCGTCGTCCGGCGCGGGTTTCACCCGTTTCATTCTCCTCTGTGCATCAGTCCACATTTCAGCGCGTATTAGAAACTTACAGGAACCATTGGTAACTGTTTATGTTATAAACAGAAGGCAATGAAGTCACCGGAGCTATGGCACATTCTGCTGACAGGGAGAAAACATGAAAAACCAATTCGTCGACTGGCACTCTGCCGATATCATCGCAGCGCTTCGTAAAAAGGGAACATCACTGGCGGCGGTTTCACGCAGTGCCGGTCTTAGCTCGTCCACGCTTGCCAACGCGCTTAGCCGCCCCTGGCCGAAAGGCGAACGGTTGATCGCCGAAGCGTTAGGCATTGACCCGTGGGTGATCTGGCCATCCCGCTACCACGATCCTGTTACCCACGAGTTTATCGACAGAAGGCGTTCCATTCGCCAGCGCTAAAAACGAAACGGGGCCAATCAGGCCCCGTTTTTTGCTCTTATCTCAGCGATTATTCTTCGCCGGAGATGCGCTCGATTCTGGCGCCCAGCGCCTGCAGCTTATCTTCAATACGTTCATAGCCGCGATC
This window encodes:
- the sfsB gene encoding DNA-binding transcriptional regulator SfsB, with translation MKNQFVDWHSADIIAALRKKGTSLAAVSRSAGLSSSTLANALSRPWPKGERLIAEALGIDPWVIWPSRYHDPVTHEFIDRRRSIRQR
- the rplU gene encoding 50S ribosomal protein L21, translated to MYAVFQSGGKQHRVSEGQTVRLEKLDIATGESVEFNEVLMVADGEDVKIGVPFVDGGVIKAEIIAHGRGEKVKIVKFRRRKHHRKQQGHRQWFTDVKITGISA
- the ispB gene encoding octaprenyl diphosphate synthase codes for the protein MNLENINQLTAQDMAGVNAVILEQLSTDVQLINQLGYYIVSGGGKRIRPMIAVLSARALDYQGDAHITLAALIEFIHTATLLHDDVVDESDMRRGKATANAAFGNAASVLVGDFIYTRAFQMMTRLGSLKVLEVMSEAVNVIAEGEVLQLMNVNDPDITEESYMRVIYSKTARLFEAASQCAGILAGATPEQEQALQDYGRYLGTAFQLIDDLLDYSADGETLGKNVGDDLNEGKPTLPLLHAMQNGTPEQARMIRQAIEEGNGRHLLEPVLETMAACGSLEWTRQRAEEEADKAIAALAALPDTPQREALVALAHIAVQRNH
- the rpmA gene encoding 50S ribosomal protein L27, with product MAHKKAGGSTRNGRDSEAKRLGVKRFGGEAVLAGSIIVRQRGTKFHAGTNVGCGRDHTLFALTDGKVKFEVKGPKNRKFISIVAE